In Microbacterium cremeum, a genomic segment contains:
- a CDS encoding glycosyltransferase family 2 protein: MPLVPRIAVVIPCRDDAGYLDACLAALAAQSHPADRVIVVDNASTDASASVARRHGADVVAESAIGIWPAAARGYDEAMADADIIARLDADSRPHPDWIARLVRAFVADPSLGVLTGGAEFYGGTALQNYLGERWYIGGGHYWIKKWLGIPLVFGSNFAMRTSVWERVRDQVDRGNARIHDDLDLTIRLRASDGVRYDPQLRMPVSARPVQTLSGLSRRIAKVATTFAVSWPEGAAWRRRDGATDAAAGAEWIPEGDDWTPEYGR; this comes from the coding sequence GTGCCCCTCGTCCCTCGCATCGCTGTCGTGATACCGTGCCGCGACGATGCCGGGTATCTCGACGCGTGCCTCGCCGCGCTCGCGGCGCAGTCCCACCCCGCCGACCGAGTGATCGTCGTCGACAACGCGAGCACGGATGCCTCGGCCTCCGTCGCGCGCCGGCACGGCGCCGACGTGGTGGCCGAGTCCGCCATCGGCATCTGGCCCGCGGCCGCGCGCGGCTATGACGAGGCGATGGCCGACGCCGACATCATCGCGCGGCTCGACGCCGACTCGCGGCCTCACCCGGATTGGATCGCGAGGCTCGTGCGCGCGTTCGTCGCCGATCCGTCGCTCGGCGTGCTCACCGGCGGAGCGGAGTTCTACGGCGGCACGGCCCTGCAGAACTATCTCGGCGAGCGGTGGTACATCGGCGGCGGGCACTACTGGATCAAGAAGTGGCTCGGCATCCCGCTGGTCTTCGGGTCGAACTTCGCCATGCGCACGTCGGTGTGGGAGCGGGTGCGCGATCAGGTCGACCGCGGCAACGCGCGCATCCACGACGACCTCGACCTGACGATCCGGCTCCGCGCCTCGGACGGCGTGCGGTACGACCCGCAGCTGCGCATGCCGGTGTCGGCGCGGCCGGTGCAGACGCTGTCGGGCCTGTCGCGGCGCATCGCGAAGGTGGCGACGACGTTCGCGGTGAGCTGGCCCGAGGGTGCCGCGTGGCGGCGACGCGACGGGGCGACGGATGCCGCGGCGGGCGCCGAGTGGATCCCCGAGGGCGACGACTGGACGCCCGAGTACGGGCGCTAG
- a CDS encoding PilW family protein, whose protein sequence is MTASMTRDDDSGLGLLELIVAVVVSGIVIVAMGMIFINSWRAQEQVVSTTEATNRGQVVASMIERAMRNALYFEVSGTGDVLHVRTSLAGSLRCQAFQLTEGSAPDYGSVLLATDATALPAFSPWKTGIAKQGATAYFAESAGGTLTYTFQIETDASPVSFTGDIRPRSGDDTKGTDGCW, encoded by the coding sequence ATGACCGCATCAATGACGCGCGACGACGACAGTGGGCTCGGGCTCCTCGAGCTCATCGTCGCCGTCGTCGTGAGCGGCATCGTCATCGTCGCCATGGGGATGATCTTCATCAACTCGTGGCGTGCGCAGGAGCAGGTCGTCAGCACGACGGAGGCCACCAACCGGGGCCAGGTCGTCGCCTCGATGATCGAGCGCGCGATGCGCAACGCCCTCTACTTCGAGGTGAGCGGAACGGGCGACGTACTGCACGTCCGCACCTCTCTCGCCGGCAGCCTCCGGTGCCAGGCGTTCCAGCTGACCGAGGGCTCCGCACCCGACTACGGCAGCGTGCTGCTGGCGACCGACGCCACCGCTCTTCCGGCGTTCTCGCCGTGGAAGACCGGGATCGCGAAGCAGGGCGCCACCGCCTATTTCGCGGAGTCGGCGGGCGGCACCCTGACCTACACATTCCAGATCGAGACCGACGCTTCGCCGGTCAGCTTCACCGGCGACATCCGCCCACGATCGGGAGACGACACGAAGGGCACAGACGGATGCTGGTAG
- a CDS encoding DUF1905 domain-containing protein has protein sequence MIIEFESDVFRWDAREDSSWFFTAVPPELSDDIREVPRPARGFGSVRVRARIGGSEWTTSIFPDSKSGSYVLPLKKAVRDAEGLVDGGPVTVRLHVLDA, from the coding sequence GTGATCATCGAGTTCGAGTCCGACGTGTTCCGGTGGGACGCGCGGGAGGACTCATCGTGGTTCTTCACCGCGGTGCCGCCCGAGCTGAGCGACGACATCCGAGAGGTCCCGCGGCCCGCACGGGGCTTCGGGTCGGTGCGCGTGCGCGCCCGTATCGGCGGGTCGGAGTGGACGACGTCGATCTTCCCCGACTCGAAGAGCGGGTCGTACGTGCTGCCGCTGAAGAAGGCGGTGCGGGATGCCGAGGGCCTCGTCGACGGCGGCCCGGTGACGGTGCGGCTGCACGTGCTCGACGCCTGA
- a CDS encoding DUF11 domain-containing protein has translation MTALVLSGASFASAEEPATGTTDAVVAEASVAPEPAPPVEEPAVEEPPAAVEEPAVVDPAPAAEQPAGPPAEPPAEVAPPASAEENAADAAGPAEAPDDADAVDEVMALAAADDNDQVCADLHTGHETTVGKQTSWEITAPPGMLIYGYCVKAGSIEQGEGPVYVVLNPPVTSVTISHPSGKEISHYSVAYVAECPDAEPETATNAVIVTQAEFEAIIGDPPQCAEPIRDVAIEKTHSTIPDGAVEYGQVFSYTLTVTNVGTQAFTDGVVSDTVPDSLTVLGVTVPLGWLDESSGNQVTVSGVALAPGASAEIVVQVQVEPAPEPGPIGEFEGDIVNTACVDVPGDIFPGNDCDTDTVPRDELLVDVFVECVADAPYLHYAVQTSGSLAGMPITMTWAPTTGPADPAEVQRVLASGDSGSIVWPGAAFAGNGNSIEWPGYRLLTEADYNPDGTLAVDPSLVYNGRVLDTSYPTYPWRLDSTVTFEVNPTVVVEVTYPPQTENCAMPRSAAMLIEKTASKTSVAPGEGFDYTLVGSNISVDSVADPVVITDVIPASLRVDSVTTDGAAFPRWQDCAVTGTDAAGFGGTLECTLFGPLMMGETAPAIVLSVTTAADVAAGTIDNTAEICWGSADSGGELVGCDDDTVSVTVMRPAPGSVTPLAATGSEMPLAPMFAGVAALMLGAGLLLLQRRRRAGIPTD, from the coding sequence GTGACCGCGCTCGTACTCTCGGGAGCGTCGTTCGCGTCGGCGGAGGAACCCGCCACCGGCACGACCGACGCGGTCGTGGCCGAGGCATCCGTCGCCCCGGAACCGGCGCCGCCGGTCGAGGAGCCTGCGGTCGAAGAACCGCCCGCGGCGGTGGAGGAACCAGCGGTGGTCGATCCGGCCCCCGCGGCCGAGCAGCCCGCCGGGCCGCCCGCCGAGCCGCCCGCCGAGGTGGCGCCGCCGGCATCGGCCGAGGAGAATGCGGCGGACGCTGCTGGGCCTGCTGAGGCTCCGGACGACGCCGACGCGGTCGATGAGGTGATGGCGCTCGCCGCCGCCGATGACAACGACCAGGTCTGCGCCGACCTCCACACCGGGCACGAGACGACGGTGGGCAAGCAGACGTCGTGGGAGATCACGGCGCCGCCCGGCATGCTCATCTACGGGTACTGCGTGAAGGCGGGATCGATCGAGCAGGGTGAAGGCCCGGTGTACGTCGTGCTGAACCCGCCCGTGACGTCGGTGACGATCAGCCATCCGTCGGGCAAGGAGATCTCGCACTACTCCGTCGCGTACGTCGCCGAATGCCCGGACGCCGAGCCCGAGACCGCGACCAACGCGGTGATCGTGACGCAGGCCGAGTTCGAGGCGATCATCGGCGACCCGCCGCAGTGCGCCGAGCCGATCCGCGACGTCGCGATCGAGAAGACGCACTCCACCATTCCGGACGGCGCGGTGGAGTACGGGCAGGTCTTCTCGTACACGCTGACCGTGACCAACGTCGGCACGCAGGCCTTCACCGACGGGGTCGTGTCAGACACGGTTCCCGACTCGCTGACGGTGCTCGGCGTGACGGTGCCCCTTGGGTGGCTCGATGAGTCGAGCGGCAACCAGGTCACCGTGTCGGGCGTGGCACTCGCCCCGGGCGCGTCGGCAGAGATCGTGGTGCAGGTGCAGGTCGAGCCTGCTCCTGAGCCGGGTCCGATCGGGGAGTTCGAGGGCGACATCGTCAACACGGCGTGCGTCGACGTTCCGGGAGACATCTTCCCGGGCAACGACTGCGACACCGACACCGTGCCGCGCGACGAACTGCTGGTCGACGTGTTCGTGGAGTGCGTCGCCGATGCGCCGTACCTGCACTACGCCGTGCAGACCAGCGGCAGCCTCGCGGGGATGCCGATCACGATGACGTGGGCGCCGACCACGGGTCCGGCTGATCCAGCCGAGGTGCAGCGCGTGCTCGCGTCGGGCGACTCGGGTTCGATCGTGTGGCCGGGTGCCGCGTTCGCCGGCAACGGAAACAGCATCGAGTGGCCGGGGTACCGTCTCCTCACGGAGGCGGACTACAACCCGGACGGCACGCTCGCGGTGGATCCCTCGCTGGTCTACAACGGCAGGGTGCTCGACACGTCCTACCCGACGTACCCCTGGCGACTGGACTCGACGGTGACCTTCGAGGTCAACCCGACCGTGGTCGTCGAGGTGACGTACCCGCCGCAGACCGAGAACTGCGCGATGCCGAGATCGGCAGCGATGCTCATCGAGAAGACGGCGTCGAAGACGTCGGTCGCCCCGGGTGAGGGCTTCGACTACACGCTGGTGGGATCGAACATCAGCGTGGACTCGGTCGCGGATCCCGTCGTGATCACCGACGTCATCCCGGCGAGCCTGCGGGTCGACTCGGTCACGACCGACGGTGCCGCGTTCCCGCGCTGGCAGGACTGTGCAGTGACGGGGACCGATGCCGCGGGATTCGGCGGAACGCTCGAGTGCACGCTGTTCGGCCCGCTCATGATGGGCGAGACCGCGCCGGCGATCGTGCTGTCGGTGACGACGGCGGCGGATGTCGCTGCCGGCACGATCGACAACACGGCCGAGATCTGCTGGGGCTCTGCGGACTCCGGCGGTGAGCTGGTCGGGTGCGATGACGACACGGTGTCGGTCACGGTGATGCGTCCGGCGCCCGGGTCGGTGACTCCGCTCGCCGCCACCGGCTCGGAGATGCCGCTCGCACCGATGTTCGCGGGAGTCGCCGCGCTGATGCTGGGGGCAGGACTCCTGCTGCTGCAGCGTCGGCGCCGGGCAGGCATCCCGACGGACTGA
- a CDS encoding glycosyl hydrolase family 28-related protein: protein MPAPVPRRALRLGAVAAGAALVTSALLATPATAAPPRAVDPFAPDLGPNVTIYTPDTPLADIQADLDALHAQQVDAEMSTNRQAVYFLPGQYGSAEDPLQVKVGYYTEIAGLGASPEDVTVHGAIEVYNRCLEGGGTANCIALVNFWRTISNLSIDIDKAGQDGCRQSAEFWAVSQAVSMRRLDVSGGNLSLMDYCTAGPQYASGGFIADSRLPAVINGSQQQWLIRNSEVASWSNAVWNQVFSGVVGAPDDSAFPDPPYTTIDQTPLSREKPYLYVDDEGRYQVRVPAAEQNTSGITWGDGETAGRSIPITEFFIATPGDSVKDINNALARGAHLILTPGVYDVDRTIEVKRPGTVVLGLGHATLTAVGGAVPLAVKDAEGIVVAGVTIDAGTELSPVLMRVGAAGSDKALDPANPITLSDVYFRVGGPHIGRTTTALEINADNVLIDHTWVWRGDHGVEGFTQGVNGDTDRWNTNTGLNGVIVNGDGVTATGLFVEHFQQHNTLWNGENGRVILYQNELPYDPPTQADWTQPDGTLGYPGYRVADDVTTHRLDGAGVYVFNQNNPSIITANGFSVPETPGVQLHHIMTVNLSAGTIQHVVNGIGGQADNTNTGAPQFVVDYPTP, encoded by the coding sequence ATGCCCGCCCCCGTTCCCCGCCGCGCCCTCCGGCTCGGTGCCGTCGCCGCCGGCGCCGCGCTCGTCACGAGCGCGCTGCTGGCCACCCCGGCCACCGCCGCCCCGCCGCGCGCCGTCGACCCCTTCGCGCCGGACCTCGGCCCGAACGTCACGATCTACACGCCCGACACGCCGCTCGCCGACATCCAGGCCGACCTCGACGCCCTGCACGCGCAGCAGGTCGACGCCGAGATGAGCACGAACCGCCAGGCGGTGTACTTCCTGCCGGGGCAGTACGGCTCGGCCGAGGACCCGCTGCAGGTGAAGGTCGGCTACTACACCGAGATCGCCGGACTCGGGGCGTCGCCCGAAGACGTCACCGTCCACGGCGCGATCGAGGTCTACAACCGCTGTCTGGAAGGCGGCGGCACCGCGAACTGCATCGCCCTCGTGAACTTCTGGCGGACGATCTCGAACCTCTCGATCGACATCGACAAGGCCGGGCAGGACGGATGCCGCCAGAGCGCAGAGTTCTGGGCGGTGTCGCAGGCCGTCTCGATGCGCCGGCTGGACGTCTCGGGCGGAAACCTGTCGCTCATGGACTACTGCACGGCCGGACCCCAGTACGCCAGCGGCGGGTTCATCGCCGACTCGCGCCTCCCGGCGGTCATCAACGGCTCGCAGCAGCAGTGGCTCATCCGCAACAGCGAGGTCGCCTCGTGGTCCAACGCGGTGTGGAACCAGGTGTTCTCGGGCGTCGTCGGCGCCCCCGACGACTCCGCGTTCCCCGACCCGCCGTACACGACGATCGACCAGACGCCCCTCAGCCGTGAGAAGCCGTACCTCTACGTCGACGACGAGGGCCGCTACCAGGTCCGGGTCCCCGCGGCCGAGCAGAACACGAGCGGGATCACCTGGGGCGACGGCGAGACGGCGGGGCGCAGCATCCCGATCACCGAGTTCTTCATCGCGACCCCCGGCGACTCGGTGAAAGACATCAACAACGCCCTCGCGCGCGGTGCGCACCTGATCCTCACCCCCGGCGTGTACGACGTCGACCGCACCATCGAGGTGAAGCGGCCCGGCACGGTCGTGCTCGGTCTCGGGCACGCGACCCTCACGGCAGTGGGCGGCGCGGTTCCGCTGGCGGTGAAGGATGCCGAGGGCATCGTCGTCGCGGGCGTCACGATCGATGCCGGCACCGAGCTCTCGCCGGTGCTCATGCGCGTCGGCGCGGCGGGCAGCGACAAGGCGCTCGACCCCGCGAACCCGATCACGCTGAGCGACGTGTACTTCCGCGTCGGCGGACCGCACATCGGGCGGACGACCACCGCGCTCGAGATCAACGCCGACAACGTGCTCATCGACCACACCTGGGTGTGGCGCGGCGATCACGGCGTCGAAGGCTTCACCCAGGGGGTGAACGGCGACACCGACCGGTGGAACACCAACACCGGACTCAACGGCGTCATCGTCAACGGCGACGGCGTGACCGCGACGGGCCTGTTCGTCGAGCACTTCCAGCAGCACAACACGCTGTGGAACGGCGAGAACGGCCGCGTCATCCTGTACCAGAACGAGCTGCCGTACGACCCGCCGACCCAGGCGGACTGGACGCAGCCCGACGGTACCCTCGGCTACCCCGGGTACCGGGTCGCCGATGACGTCACGACGCACCGCCTCGACGGCGCCGGCGTGTACGTGTTCAACCAGAACAACCCGTCGATCATCACGGCGAACGGGTTCTCGGTGCCCGAGACACCGGGCGTGCAGCTGCACCACATCATGACGGTCAACCTGTCGGCCGGCACGATCCAGCACGTGGTGAACGGCATCGGCGGCCAGGCCGACAACACGAACACCGGCGCACCGCAGTTCGTGGTCGACTACCCCACGCCGTAA
- a CDS encoding SRPBCC family protein produces the protein MHELTEEALVAASVDSVWLDLTGAGRLAEWIWPPRFETTAVIELRELGRWEVRSEVAGLAVEATVLAFDAPRSLRLAWRWAGEEHSTDVEIALESAADASTRVIVRHTGFLSAEERANHVEGWSNCLQRLVDRHGGAPGERLR, from the coding sequence ATGCACGAGCTCACCGAAGAGGCGCTGGTCGCGGCATCCGTCGACTCGGTCTGGCTCGACCTCACCGGGGCCGGGCGCCTCGCCGAGTGGATCTGGCCGCCGAGATTCGAGACGACCGCCGTCATCGAGCTGCGCGAGCTGGGGCGGTGGGAGGTGCGGTCGGAGGTGGCCGGTCTCGCCGTCGAGGCGACGGTGCTCGCGTTCGACGCCCCGCGCAGCCTGAGGCTCGCGTGGCGCTGGGCGGGCGAGGAGCACTCCACCGATGTCGAGATCGCGCTGGAGAGTGCGGCGGATGCCTCGACCCGGGTGATCGTCCGGCACACCGGGTTCCTGTCGGCGGAGGAGCGGGCGAACCACGTCGAAGGATGGTCGAACTGCCTGCAGCGGCTCGTCGACCGGCACGGCGGGGCGCCGGGGGAGCGGCTCCGCTGA
- a CDS encoding type IV pilus modification PilV family protein, translating into MRGYDSESSGFSLVEVVIAMFLLGVIAVALLPALWQGIMLASQQSSTATATRYMHSIVDDARENASCSYLGSIAALPAVSDGRGVSMSTAGTTVSGCASGFTATLELKIEGDGRTLASTTALIYIP; encoded by the coding sequence ATGAGGGGATACGACTCGGAATCATCCGGGTTCAGCCTCGTCGAGGTCGTCATCGCGATGTTCCTGCTGGGGGTCATCGCGGTGGCGCTGCTTCCTGCGCTCTGGCAGGGGATCATGCTGGCATCCCAGCAGTCGTCGACTGCGACGGCGACGCGGTACATGCACTCGATCGTCGACGACGCGCGCGAGAACGCCTCGTGCTCCTACCTCGGCTCGATCGCGGCGTTGCCGGCGGTGTCGGACGGCCGAGGCGTATCCATGAGCACCGCCGGTACGACCGTGTCGGGCTGCGCCAGCGGGTTCACGGCGACTCTCGAGCTCAAGATCGAAGGCGACGGCCGCACCCTCGCCTCCACGACGGCATTGATCTACATCCCATGA
- a CDS encoding HNH endonuclease signature motif containing protein, which produces MYFSSTHSTEEPWVTADPDRFVDARDILEPGEFPPEVTVAELEASGAAHAAALNALEGATVQARMLVADLYAGIAQVLTDAAACPDPWVGADPTTDPAWQDPRGLPVAAVRAERRTIAVRAATLDLAVRLGMSELMIRARAAHADLLRERCPRVWAAFRSGQVSEQNATTAAQQAGTLPDDPETWGRFDDAVEAGAKTLPPGKFRLRARVARERAHPESIEVRHERAAADRDVTIQGEHDGMATLSFYGPAAAVHAAHARIDAQARHLRAQPEEDRTLGQLRADTFADLMANGETTASGPRAGHPSVAITVPVMTLLGHDDEPATLEGYGPIDTDTARRLAGDASSWVRILTHPITGTVLDVDRTTYRVPKALRRWLGVRDPVCITPGCTRLARDCDIDHRLDWQYGGATSADNTAPLCEPHHILKTKSNWRLYRDDATGATWWVTPTALTVPTDPPPW; this is translated from the coding sequence ATGTACTTTTCATCGACGCACAGCACCGAGGAGCCGTGGGTCACCGCCGACCCCGACCGCTTCGTCGACGCGCGAGACATCCTCGAGCCGGGTGAGTTCCCGCCGGAAGTAACGGTCGCCGAGCTCGAGGCGAGCGGGGCGGCGCACGCGGCCGCGCTCAACGCGCTGGAGGGCGCGACGGTGCAGGCGCGAATGCTCGTCGCCGACCTGTACGCGGGTATCGCGCAGGTGTTGACGGATGCCGCGGCCTGCCCCGACCCGTGGGTCGGGGCCGATCCCACCACCGATCCGGCGTGGCAGGATCCGCGGGGTCTGCCGGTCGCAGCCGTTCGTGCGGAGCGGCGCACCATCGCGGTGCGCGCCGCCACGCTCGACCTCGCCGTGCGGTTGGGGATGTCGGAGCTGATGATCCGCGCCCGCGCCGCCCACGCCGATCTGCTTCGGGAGCGGTGCCCGCGGGTGTGGGCGGCGTTCCGGTCCGGCCAGGTCAGCGAGCAGAACGCCACCACCGCCGCGCAGCAGGCGGGCACCCTTCCCGACGACCCCGAGACGTGGGGACGGTTCGACGACGCCGTCGAGGCCGGCGCGAAGACGCTCCCGCCGGGCAAGTTCCGGTTGCGGGCGCGGGTGGCCCGAGAACGCGCGCACCCCGAATCGATCGAGGTCCGCCATGAGCGCGCCGCGGCCGACCGCGACGTGACCATCCAGGGCGAGCATGACGGCATGGCCACGCTCTCGTTCTACGGTCCCGCCGCCGCCGTGCACGCGGCCCACGCCCGCATCGACGCTCAGGCACGACACCTCCGCGCGCAGCCGGAGGAGGACCGCACTCTCGGCCAGCTGCGCGCCGACACCTTCGCGGACCTGATGGCCAACGGCGAGACCACCGCATCCGGGCCGCGCGCGGGCCACCCCTCGGTGGCGATCACCGTCCCCGTGATGACACTCCTCGGCCACGACGACGAACCCGCCACCCTCGAAGGCTACGGTCCGATCGACACCGACACCGCGCGACGCCTCGCCGGCGATGCGAGCAGCTGGGTGCGGATCCTCACCCATCCGATCACCGGCACCGTGCTCGACGTCGATCGCACCACCTACCGCGTCCCGAAAGCTCTCCGACGCTGGCTCGGCGTGCGAGACCCGGTCTGCATCACGCCCGGCTGCACCCGCCTCGCCCGCGACTGCGACATCGATCACCGCCTCGACTGGCAGTACGGCGGCGCCACCTCCGCCGACAACACCGCCCCGCTCTGCGAACCCCACCACATCCTCAAGACCAAGAGCAACTGGCGGCTCTACCGCGACGACGCGACCGGCGCGACCTGGTGGGTGACCCCCACCGCACTCACTGTGCCGACCGATCCTCCGCCCTGGTGA
- a CDS encoding prepilin peptidase produces MTSLAVFLVVVAGVLGLLIGSFLNVVAYRVPAGISLMRESRCPHCDARIKPWQNVPVVSWIALGGKCANCKAPISPRYPIVEAVTGVAFAVVTWWGIAVYPVVGGVSSPSLALGRSTTEGLAGADAWALGLVIVAFLYLAAVSIVLTLIDIDTHRLPNSIVLPGYVVAGILFTIAAWLTGDWVALLRAGIGMAVLYAFYALLRLIRPGGMGGGDVKLAGVIGIYLGWIGWGALAVGAFAAFLWGGIFGIALIALRRAGRRTRIPFGPWMILGAWTGVFAGESVGRWYVDMFTST; encoded by the coding sequence ATGACCTCACTCGCCGTCTTCCTCGTCGTCGTCGCCGGCGTTCTCGGACTCCTCATCGGATCGTTCCTCAATGTCGTCGCGTACCGCGTGCCCGCAGGCATCTCGCTGATGCGCGAGAGCCGGTGCCCGCACTGCGACGCGCGGATCAAGCCGTGGCAGAACGTACCGGTGGTGTCGTGGATCGCCCTCGGCGGCAAGTGCGCGAACTGCAAGGCGCCGATCTCGCCGCGGTATCCGATCGTCGAAGCGGTGACCGGCGTCGCATTCGCGGTGGTGACATGGTGGGGGATCGCGGTGTACCCGGTGGTTGGGGGCGTTTCGTCTCCCTCGCTGGCGCTCGGTCGCTCAACGACCGAGGGGCTCGCGGGAGCGGACGCATGGGCGCTGGGGCTCGTCATCGTCGCGTTCCTGTACCTCGCCGCCGTCAGCATCGTGCTGACGCTGATCGACATCGACACGCACCGGCTGCCGAACAGCATCGTGCTGCCGGGGTACGTCGTCGCCGGCATCCTCTTCACCATCGCCGCCTGGCTGACCGGCGACTGGGTCGCGCTGCTTCGCGCCGGCATCGGAATGGCCGTGCTGTACGCGTTCTACGCGCTGCTGCGGCTCATCCGGCCGGGCGGCATGGGCGGCGGCGACGTCAAGCTCGCCGGCGTCATCGGCATCTACCTGGGCTGGATCGGCTGGGGTGCGCTCGCCGTGGGGGCGTTCGCGGCATTCCTGTGGGGCGGGATCTTCGGCATCGCGCTGATCGCACTGCGTCGCGCCGGACGCAGGACCCGCATCCCGTTCGGGCCGTGGATGATCCTCGGCGCGTGGACGGGCGTCTTCGCCGGCGAGTCCGTCGGCCGATGGTACGTGGACATGTTCACGAGCACGTAG
- a CDS encoding GNAT family N-acetyltransferase, with the protein MDGLRIVPANEASWDDLQAILTGAAKRCQCQRQRLGDRDWWYLPETERAAILRSETHCGDPRANETIGLVAYRHDEPVAWCAVDRRAVYGRLRGSPVPWEGRDEDPDDDSVWAIACLIVRRGHRGQGLTYPLVAAAVDYARERGAAAVEGYPLLTGGSRISWDEMNVGPVGPFLAAGFREVAHPTKRRLVMRIDLTPPG; encoded by the coding sequence GTGGACGGGTTGCGCATCGTGCCTGCGAACGAGGCCTCGTGGGACGACCTGCAGGCGATCCTCACCGGCGCCGCCAAGCGATGCCAGTGCCAGCGGCAGCGCCTCGGCGATCGCGACTGGTGGTACCTCCCCGAGACCGAGCGCGCTGCGATCCTGCGCAGCGAGACGCACTGCGGCGATCCCCGTGCGAACGAGACGATCGGCCTCGTCGCGTACCGCCACGACGAGCCGGTCGCGTGGTGCGCAGTCGACCGGCGCGCCGTGTACGGCCGTCTGCGCGGGTCGCCGGTGCCGTGGGAGGGCCGCGACGAAGACCCCGACGACGACTCGGTGTGGGCGATCGCCTGCCTGATCGTCCGGCGAGGGCATCGCGGCCAGGGGCTCACGTATCCGCTCGTCGCAGCCGCGGTGGACTACGCCCGCGAGCGTGGCGCGGCGGCGGTCGAGGGCTACCCGCTGCTCACCGGCGGAAGCCGGATCTCGTGGGACGAGATGAACGTCGGGCCGGTCGGACCGTTTCTCGCGGCGGGCTTCCGCGAGGTCGCGCATCCGACCAAGCGCCGGCTGGTGATGCGCATCGACCTGACACCGCCGGGGTGA
- a CDS encoding type IV pilin protein: MQLTHWGDRAMRATIKNYLEAEKIRREEEGREGGFSLIELIIVVVILGILVAIAIPLFANIQYQAQLNALKAAAANGATAAAAALAQVPAGDPDAAALSAGDDGIAVSLTPVAPSTIDGICATASNPAWTIAAADAATIPTGPGC, from the coding sequence TTGCAACTCACACACTGGGGAGATCGCGCCATGCGTGCAACTATCAAGAACTACCTCGAGGCAGAGAAGATCCGCCGCGAGGAGGAGGGCCGCGAGGGCGGCTTCTCGCTCATCGAGCTCATCATCGTCGTCGTGATTCTGGGCATCCTGGTCGCGATCGCGATCCCGCTGTTCGCCAACATCCAGTACCAGGCGCAGCTGAACGCGCTCAAGGCTGCTGCGGCGAACGGCGCGACGGCCGCTGCCGCTGCGCTCGCGCAGGTCCCTGCTGGCGACCCCGACGCCGCCGCACTGTCGGCTGGTGATGACGGAATCGCGGTTTCGCTCACTCCTGTCGCTCCGTCGACCATCGACGGCATCTGTGCCACGGCCAGTAACCCTGCATGGACCATCGCCGCTGCAGACGCAGCGACGATCCCGACCGGCCCTGGCTGCTAG